TTGGATCGTGTGGGTTCGCAACAATGGCGCGAATGGCCGTCGATTCATCCAGCATCGCAATCCTCGAACCATGATGGGGATGGTCACCACTTCCTGGAGTGGCGACGAGCATCCTCGGTTCGCGCGGCCGGAATTTCCCGTGGGAGTGTCAGTCCGATTTGGGCCGGGGTTTGCGCCGGTAACGGTTCTTGCGTTCCTCGTCTTCGCGCTTCAGATCGCGGCTGATTTTCCAGGTGAACAATCCCAGCCCCGCGCCGATGATGGCGAAGATTCCGACCAGGCCCCAGGCGATTGGATCACCGCGGCCCAGTGCTTCGATGAATCGAAAAATTGCTTCCACGCGGTACATGAGGCACCATCTTTCAGAGAGGGAGCCAATGTCGCTCCCCATCTTCTTCAACATCATCATCGATCGCCAATTGACAAGACGATGTTACCGACTCCTGATTGTTCGCACCAGACGATTTTCGATTGATCGTCGATGCCGATTCGGAATCGGGCAGTCGGGGATCATGCGTCGCTGCTGGCGAGCGGTGCTTGGCGGATGGCGTGTGGAATCTCCAACCGAAAGCACGCTCCGGCGGAATCGCAGGCGACCAAGTGCAGCGATCCACCCAACGCGGTGGCCCAGCGTTGAGCCAACGCCAGCCCCAGACCGACGCCGCCGGCGGTGACATCGGCATCGCGGCCTCGTCGGAATGGGTGGAAGATGCGTCGCTGTTCACGCGAGGCGATGCCGGGACCGAAATCGCGGACATCCACCCGCAGGGTCGTATCGTGAGCGGTCAGGGTGACCAGGATTCGCGGATCGGTGGCTTCGCGGGAGTATTTCCGGGCATTGTCGATGAAGTTGCCGACGATTTGGGACAAATAGCGGCCATCGGTATGAATACGCCAGCCGGGCCGCAGTTCGTGATGGAATTCGAGCTGTTTGCCGTCGAGTCGGCAGCGTTCGCCCCAATCCCGCTCCCAATCCATCAGCAGCGAATCGGCATTGCAATCCTGACATTCCAAAGCGGTGCGGTGATTCTCCAGCCGGGCAAAATCCAAGACGTTGCCGATGAGCCGATGCAGCCGATCGGCCTCCAGATGCAGCGTGCGGAGATATTCGTCGCGCTTGGCCTCATCACGCACCAATCCGCTGGTGAGCAGGTCGAGATACAACCGCAGGGTGGTCAACGGTGTCCGTAATTCGTGCGTGACGGCGGACACGAAATGGATGCGCCGTTCGGATAATTCCAGCAGACTCCACCCGCCCAGGCCGACGGCGATGAGCGCGAGAATGGCGGCAATCCAAGCCGCACCCAGGCCGAGTCGCAGCGTCGTCAGCCCGACCGGGGGCAGGGGCGTCGGCGGGCCGGGCACCAGATCCACCGGCAGCGTGGTCATGGCACGATCCGGCGCGGTGGGGGTGTCGTTCAGCCGCGCTTGCAGCGTCGCTTCGGGGAATAAATCGACGATTTCGGCCCGCAATAAGGTTTCGAGTCGGCCCCAATCCAACAGCACGCCTTGGATCAAATCGGAATTCCCGACTTGCACCCGTCGCAACAGCATCAGTTCATGCGTGCCGTTGGCGGACGTCAACCAGTGGGGGATGATCGACCCGACGCGCAGCGCCATGGGAATGGCGGAGTTTTGCAGCCCATCTTTGAGCGAACTGACGCGGATTTGCGGGTAGTTGGTCAGGTCGTTGCCGTAGGCTTGTTTTCCTTCTTGAAAGCCCCGTTGCGAGGCATTCGAGCGAATGTTGAATTCCAGATTCGCGGCTTCTCGGGCGGCTCGCCCTTGTTCGATCAGGGGCGCAAGCTGCTGCTTGCCCTGGGCAAACGCCGAATTCTGCCCCGGTGGGACCATGCCAGGAGGCGATGGCATCTGCGAAACGCCCGCATATTGTCCCTGTTGCCGGGGATCGTCGTTTCGCGCATTTCGACTTGTCGCGGTGGGGCGGGGCGGCTGCGGCGATTGCTGCGGAATCGCCGTCATTCCGGGGGGCGAGACGGTCTGCGCGGGCGACTGGGGTTCCTCCAGTGGAACGGCTTGACCGATCGGGCGGGAATCATCGGGCGTGGGGCCGACGTTGGATTGGGCGAGTGTCGTGGGCGATTCCAACGGGCGGGTCGCTTCTTCGGAGGTTTCCGGGGCAGGCATCCGCACGATGCACTGCTGCAGCGTTTCGCGGGCGGGGAACAGCGTGCAGAGCCGGTCGAGTTCGTGGCGACGTTCCGGCGTGACATTGCGCAGATCCATCCCCTGAGCGACGCTCACGAATCGCTCAATCACCCCTTGCGGCACCTGCGGCGATTGCCAACCTTGCTTGGAATCCAACTGAAAATGCAATTGCATCCAGTCCGGCAGTTCCGCACTCAACAGTGGCGAGGGCAGCCAAACTGCGGAAGCTCCCCAGGGCGTGCCGATGTTGGTGAATGCGCTGGTGGGGCTGGAAATGGTGAGAAAATTGGCGAACGGGCGGCTTTCTTCGCGGGCCAAGGCGGGGGTCATTCGGGAATCGAGTCGCCACAGCGCCAGACGGAGTTGTTCCGCCTGCGCCGCTTGATGCAGCGATTCCAGCTGAGCGGATTCCAATCGCAACGCGGCAACGGTGGCATAACTCAGCCCACCGAAGACGAGCAACGCGACACCCGCCAGCACCAATCCGCCACGGAGCGTTAAGCTGACCCGTTTCATGCGTGAGACTCCGCTTCGATGCGAATTTCCGGCCCCGCCATGTAGCCGCAATTGCGCACGGTGACAATCGCTTCGGGGGTGGGGTGCCCCTGCGGATCGCGGAGTTTCGCCCGCAATCGCACAATGTGCATATCAATCGTTCGCGTTTCTAATCCAGTGGCCTGAATGCCCCAGACGCGCATGAGCAATTCTTCGCGAGAGACGGCCCGATTGCGATGTTGCAGCAAAAATTGCAAGACGGCCGATTCCGTTTCGGAGAGTTCCACGCGGTCGGTTTCGTCCCAGAGAATCTCGCGGCGGTTCAGGTCGATGCGGCCTCGACCGAGCATGGCCGCGTAGATTGGCACCGGGCGGGAGACGGTGCGTCGCAGCACGGCTTCCACGCGAGCCAGCAGTTCGCGGGCGGAAAATGGTTTGACCACGTAATCGTCGGCACCCAATTTCAGTCCGCGAACGCGGTCTTCTTCCGTGCCGCGCGCGGTAAGGATAATCACCGGCCGCTCGGGGCAAGCGCGACGAATTTCCGCCAGCACTTCCAACCCGTCGCGCTTGGGCAGCAGCAGATCCAGCAGCACCAAATCGACTCCCGGTTGCACCCCGGCGACAATTCCAGCAAGCCCATCGCCGGCTTCCAGCACTTCGTAACCGGTCAAGCGCAGCGCATCCACCACCCCGCGACGAATGGCTGGTTCATCTTCCACCACGGCCACGCGATGCACAATTGCTGCCGTTGTCATGCTTTGCACTCCCGGGTCAGTTCACGCAGGCATCCCCATGGGCATTCGTAAGGAACCCCACGGGGAAAGACGGGTTTCGCCAGCCAATCGTTTGTCAATTACCGCGATTGGAATGACCCAATCGACACATTCAACGCCATTTCTAATCGATAAGTGTAATCGATGACCAATGGTTTGTCGGTATTTTGGCCCGGCTGCACGTTCACATCCCACCGCAGAAGGTTCTTCGGAAGTTCATCCCGAACATACACCGGATCTTTCGACAATTCTGGTTTTTGCGTCATCATGGTCACGGCGATGGCGTTGCCATCCGCATACGGCACCCGGTCCCACACTTGCAGCGTCACCGGCGTGGACTTGAAGGATTGCACCATGATTCGGTAGTCGAACTTAATGAGCTGATTGCCGCCCTGGGTGGTTCGGGTGCGATCGACCAGTTGCCGCGTCACCTGAATCTGCGGATCGACTCCGAATCCGACCGTGAATTGCTTGCCGATTGCCACCAACGGCAGTTGCAGCCGACCGACGAAATCGGTGCCCATGTACATCGTCGATTCGCCAGGCAGAAGCACATATTCGCTCTTGTTCACCAGCGTGGCTTGACGGTAGACATGCGGCGACAGCACCGGAATGGCCTTGTAGTAAAATTCCGGGGTCAGTTCCAATCGGGTGATCTCGACAACTTGTTCATCCGATCGAGAGGGGAGCGAGACGCGGCCTTTCAGGGTGTAGGTCACACTGGGGCCATCTTCGACGCGGCTGCTCGTGTCGCGGGTCAGGGCATCCTTGGGCGTCAGCAATTCGCGGAAGGAATCGAGCGCGGCGGCCGAGTTGGCCAATCGGCTGCCATCTTCCGTCTTCAGATTGTTGTAGTTCATCTGGGCGGCGGCCCGTTGCTGACGCGATTGATCCGTTAATTGCTTGAGTTGCTCATCGGCCACTTTGCCACCCGGGAAATAAGCCCCCGGCGGCATTCCATTTTGGCCACCCGGCCCGGTCGGCCCCAACGGAACCGCCGCGACATCCAGCACTTTCAAATCGGGCGGGGCCGCATTCAGCATCGGTTGAGCGGTGGAGAGCTTGATTTCCACACCCGTCCAGTCTTCGCCGGTCATCTGCGTGAGCATTGCCAGATATTCCACCGTGACCGGTTCTTTGTCTTTGCCGCTGCGGATCTTGTACTGCGGACGCCAGGCGACATTGTTGACCAGATAGTTCAGTTGGATTTTTCCCGGGGCGGCGTTCCCTTTATCCAGCGTGATGATGGCATCGCGT
This DNA window, taken from Tuwongella immobilis, encodes the following:
- a CDS encoding DUF4139 domain-containing protein, whose protein sequence is MRTLGVCLLMLAMAPLGFAQAPKAAASKIISVTVYPGTALVSREVSVPEGAGTMEILVSPLPEQTESSSLYATGGEGLRVLSTRYRATAVAEDTREEVRKLDAQIKTNQLNQQKLESELKTLEQNLALLTKMEVFTNATLATLSEKGQLNSAGTLELANFVLETRGKMAKEQLTLAQSIEASKVDLSLLQRQRSEKAAGSSRTERDAIITLDKGNAAPGKIQLNYLVNNVAWRPQYKIRSGKDKEPVTVEYLAMLTQMTGEDWTGVEIKLSTAQPMLNAAPPDLKVLDVAAVPLGPTGPGGQNGMPPGAYFPGGKVADEQLKQLTDQSRQQRAAAQMNYNNLKTEDGSRLANSAAALDSFRELLTPKDALTRDTSSRVEDGPSVTYTLKGRVSLPSRSDEQVVEITRLELTPEFYYKAIPVLSPHVYRQATLVNKSEYVLLPGESTMYMGTDFVGRLQLPLVAIGKQFTVGFGVDPQIQVTRQLVDRTRTTQGGNQLIKFDYRIMVQSFKSTPVTLQVWDRVPYADGNAIAVTMMTQKPELSKDPVYVRDELPKNLLRWDVNVQPGQNTDKPLVIDYTYRLEMALNVSIGSFQSR
- a CDS encoding response regulator transcription factor — its product is MTTAAIVHRVAVVEDEPAIRRGVVDALRLTGYEVLEAGDGLAGIVAGVQPGVDLVLLDLLLPKRDGLEVLAEIRRACPERPVIILTARGTEEDRVRGLKLGADDYVVKPFSARELLARVEAVLRRTVSRPVPIYAAMLGRGRIDLNRREILWDETDRVELSETESAVLQFLLQHRNRAVSREELLMRVWGIQATGLETRTIDMHIVRLRAKLRDPQGHPTPEAIVTVRNCGYMAGPEIRIEAESHA
- a CDS encoding sensor histidine kinase, which encodes MKRVSLTLRGGLVLAGVALLVFGGLSYATVAALRLESAQLESLHQAAQAEQLRLALWRLDSRMTPALAREESRPFANFLTISSPTSAFTNIGTPWGASAVWLPSPLLSAELPDWMQLHFQLDSKQGWQSPQVPQGVIERFVSVAQGMDLRNVTPERRHELDRLCTLFPARETLQQCIVRMPAPETSEEATRPLESPTTLAQSNVGPTPDDSRPIGQAVPLEEPQSPAQTVSPPGMTAIPQQSPQPPRPTATSRNARNDDPRQQGQYAGVSQMPSPPGMVPPGQNSAFAQGKQQLAPLIEQGRAAREAANLEFNIRSNASQRGFQEGKQAYGNDLTNYPQIRVSSLKDGLQNSAIPMALRVGSIIPHWLTSANGTHELMLLRRVQVGNSDLIQGVLLDWGRLETLLRAEIVDLFPEATLQARLNDTPTAPDRAMTTLPVDLVPGPPTPLPPVGLTTLRLGLGAAWIAAILALIAVGLGGWSLLELSERRIHFVSAVTHELRTPLTTLRLYLDLLTSGLVRDEAKRDEYLRTLHLEADRLHRLIGNVLDFARLENHRTALECQDCNADSLLMDWERDWGERCRLDGKQLEFHHELRPGWRIHTDGRYLSQIVGNFIDNARKYSREATDPRILVTLTAHDTTLRVDVRDFGPGIASREQRRIFHPFRRGRDADVTAGGVGLGLALAQRWATALGGSLHLVACDSAGACFRLEIPHAIRQAPLASSDA